TATTATCTATTGCTTGGGGTTTTGCGGTTTTGATTAGTTGGAGTGCAGTCACACAAAATATTTCCCTCCCTACCTGGTTACTTTGGGGAGCTACGGTTTTATGGACGCTGGGATTTGATACAGTTTATGCTATGAGCGATCGCGAAGATGATCGCCGGATTGGGGTAAATTCCAGTGCTTTATTTTTTGGGAATTATGCATCGGTGGCGATCGCTCTATTTTTTGCGGGTACTACCCTTTGTCTGGGATGGATGGGATGGCAAATTCACCTCCATGTAGCTTTCTGGATTACCCTAGGTATTGCCACTGCGGCTTGGATTTGGCAAGTCATACGCTTAATGCAACCAGAATTACCTAACTCTAGCTATGCAGAGATGTTTAAGCAAAACGTCTGGATTGGTTTTGTGATTTTAGCAGGGATGATTTTCGGTAATTTTTAATATCCTACCCCACAGCAAAATCT
The Calothrix sp. 336/3 DNA segment above includes these coding regions:
- a CDS encoding 4-hydroxybenzoate solanesyltransferase, which encodes MLSTPEINQESLVSRVFRLLRWNKPEGRLILMIPALWAVFLAAGGKPPLPLVGVIILGTLATSAAGCVVNDLWDRNIDPEVERTRDRPLASRALSIQVGIIVAVVAMACAAILAFYLNRLSFWLSVAAVPVILLYPGAKRVFPVPQLVLSIAWGFAVLISWSAVTQNISLPTWLLWGATVLWTLGFDTVYAMSDREDDRRIGVNSSALFFGNYASVAIALFFAGTTLCLGWMGWQIHLHVAFWITLGIATAAWIWQVIRLMQPELPNSSYAEMFKQNVWIGFVILAGMIFGNF